The nucleotide sequence TCAGCTCCTGGATCAGGTGCGCCAACTGGCGCACCCCGTAATCCTGGAATTCGACGTTGCGCCGGATCGCCTCGACCAGGACCTCCGGCGAGGTGTAGGCCACCTCGATGCCGTACTGGCGCCAGTGCTTGGCGATCTGCAGGCAGGCGACCTCCGCGATCTCGAACGACCGGAGCTGGTCCATCAGGAGTATCTCGTCGAAGCGGGCCAACAGCGGCCTCTCGAATCCCTCGCGGGCCAGGACTTCGCGCGCGCGGCCGGTCCGGATGATGGGGTCCTCGGATTCTCTCCAGATGGCGCGCAGGGGCTCGACGCCGGAGTTGCAGGTGGCGAAGAAGGCGGCCGCGCCGTAATGGACGGTCTTGCCCGAGCTTTTCTCCTTGCATTGGGCCCGGTCCAGGATATCGTAGAAGCAGTGCCGCACGTCGGGATGAGACTTCTCGAACTCGTCGAGGATCACGACGCGATAAGGGTTTTCGAGCAAAGGCCGGGTCAGGGCGCCGCCGACCTCGTAGCCCTGGTAGCCGGGCGGCGGGCCGATCAAGGTGAAGACGTCCTGGTGGTCCTTGTACTGGTTCATGCGCAGGATGACCGGCTCGTTGTCCGGATACAGGGCCCGCGCCACGAGCTCCCCCAAAAAGGTCTTGCCCGTGCCCGTGGGCCCGACCAAGAGGAAGGCGCCCAAGGTCCGGTGCGGGGCCGCCACGGCCAGGCCCTGCTGCAGCTTGGCCACCACGCGGTCCACGGCCGCGTCGTGGCCGCGCACATTCTCCTTGAGCCAGTCCGCGTAGCGGGCGATGTCCATGCGGCGCAGCTCCTCGAATTGGATCACCGCGTCGGCATGCTCCTCGCGCTTGCCTTCCCGCGCCAACTGCGCCAGCCGCGCCAGCAGCCCCACCACGCTGCCCACGAAAAGGAAGGGCATGAGCATCGGGATGCTGAGGTAGAGAGTGTAAAGCCCCGTGACGATCCCGATGACCGCCATGAGCATGAAGATGGGGTGCACGCCCGCGGAGGAGATCATTTCACGGCCCCCGCTGTGACGGTCTGGGACGCCGCGGGCGGGGAGGCCGGGGCCTGCGGGTGCAACTTGAGGTAGCCTATGGTCAAAGCCAAGGCCAGGAGCGCGGCGGCCGCCAGATACCTCCAGCCGCCGGACCTGGGCTCGGAGAAGTCCGGCATGGGCGTGTAGGCTTCTCCCGGGGTGCGCGAGCCGGGACCGCGGCCGCGCGGGGAGCCTGAGGCGGAGGGGCTGGCCGGCCGGGCCGGCGCCTTGGGGACCGCGTCCGGCGCGGCCTGCGGCTTCGGCTGGGGGCTCTTCTTCTGCGGATCCGGGGCCATAGTTTCGGCAATAGTATGCTTGGATAATACGGATTTTGCAATAGCCGGCTTATCGTGCCGGCATCAACGACGGCTTGGCGCATGTGCGGTCTTCAGATACCGCACGGCCCCTGGAGGAAGGTCGATGACATATATCTCGCCGTACTTGTTCTCCAGCCGATGGAAGGTCCGGTCGGAGAGATTGGCGATCTGGTAGAGGTAACCACCCTCGCAGGGTCCGATGTAGCGGCTGGTCAGGTCCTTGTCCGCCGGGGTGGCGGATGGGGCCATCTCCGCCTTGGGCGCGACTGCCGAGGCGCAGCCGGGGCAGGGCCCGGATGGCGCCGCTGCCGCGTCCGCGTGGAGCTGGGGCTTCTGAGGTTCGTAGGGCACGAGCTCGTCGAGCCCTGCCTGCGGGTCAAGCCGCGACGCGTCCGCGGCATCGGCGGCATCATCGCGGCCGGGGTTCTCGTCCGCAAGGAAAGGCAGGGGGATCGAGGCCGGCGTGGGTATCTCGTTGTGGACCGCGGGCATGACGTTGACGAGGACCGGCGGGGCAGCCGGCGGTTGCAGCGCTGCGATGGGTGTCGGCGGAGGGTTGGCGGAGGCCTGCGGCGCGCGGCTGAAGGTTCCCTTGAAAGCCGCGGCGGCGGCCAAGCCGGCGGCGAACAGGGCCAGCGCCGCCAGCGTGGTGCGGCGGTGGTCCGGTCCGGAGGCGTGCGGCCCCTCGTCCGGACCGGCGGGGAGGGGGATGGGGGCCCGCCCGGCAGGCTTTGGTTCAGGTCGGGGGGCGCCTGGCTGCTGCTCTGGGACCATGGAACCTTCATAGTATGCTCGGATAGGATGCCCTTGGCAAGTGTCTGGATGGGACAGCTATGGTAGAATACAGACCGTCAGGCACTCACGATGAGCGGCATAGAGCCCGAGGCTCCCCGTCCGGTCTTTCAGCCGAGCCCCCAGCCGACCGACTTGGCGCCGGTGCCGGCGCGGTCCTCGCCGCCGCAGACGCAGCAGGACTCGGGCGCTCCTCTTAAGACCGCGGCGGTACTCATCTTCTGCGTCGGCCTGGCATCGGTCGGTATGCTGCGGGCGCGGCATGCCCCGGCTTCCATCGCGCCGGGGCCTCCCAAGACGGCCGCTGTCCAGCCAGCGCCAGCGCCGGCCCCTGCCGTGCGCGCCATCCCGCCCGCCCAACCCGTCTCTGCGGAGGCGAGCCCTCTGCCTTTCTACAGAGAAGGCGGGGCGGCCAGCGAGGAAACGGTCGGCTTGGCCGGCGCGCGCGACGATGGCGGACTCATGCCTCTGGAGGCTTTGCAGCAGGCGGCGGCGAAAGCCCAGGCTTCCACGCCGGCGCCTGCGCCCAACGCGGTCGCGCCGCAGGCCTGCCCGAATTGCGACGGCCGGGCCATGACCTCGCAAATGGGTCTTTACCAGCCCGGGCGGGCCCATACGAGAGCCCCTTTCCTGCGCTATCTCGGTGAATGCGGCGGCCAGTTCCTCTTTCAGGTGACCAATTTGTCCAACAAGACCTTGATGCGGGTCGTGAGCAGCCGGGGCGAGTCTTGGTCGGTCTACCTGAGGCCCCGGGAGACCACGACGATCAAGAGCAAAGTCAAGACCGATAATTTCACCTTGAATTTCGGCGGGATCTCGGGTTTGGGCATGCGGCGCCAGGCCGGAGCCGGCAACTAGCAGTGATATAATAGTCCCGTGCCGCAAGCCCAGCCCCAGCCCGAAGAATCGCGGCCGGATCCGCAGCCCATACCCGCGCTGAGGCGCGCTCCCGCCCCGGCCGCGCAGGCTCCCGCTCTCGGCAAGACCGCTGTTCGGTGGGTACAGGTCGCGGCAGTCGGACTTTTCCTGGCTGGCCTGGCCACGGTCATGGCAGACAAAGCGGTCCGGCAAAGCCTGCTTTCCAACCTGGGACTGGCTCCCCGCTCCGTGGTCGTAGCCAGCCCTGCGCTGCCTCCCGTACCGGCCTTCACGCCGCCTCCCATGCCGGCGGCCCAAGCGGCAGCGGTGCCCGCGGCAGGACGGCCGGTCGAGGCCTTGCCCTTGTTCTCCGCCCGGGAAGAAGGCGGCGTCGCCGCGGCCGACGAACTCGTGCCCTACGGCAATGCTTCGGAGCTAGGAGCGCCGGCCGTGCGGGTCGCGCCCGCCGCCCTGGCGCCGGCCCAGGCCGTAGTCGTCCGGGCCGCCTTGCCCGTGAAGTCCCAGGGGCCCATCCGTTTCCGCAACTCAATCTTCGAGAAGGCCGTCCCCACGCGACAGAGAGCTGTGACGGCGGTCCCGAACTACCCTGCGAGAATGATCCCGGCCCCTTGTGATTGGAAACTGGCCGCGCCAGGATCGCCCTGCTGGGAATCCGGAGGACTCATGATAAAGAACCAAGGGGTCCAGCAGGGCGCCATCAAGGTGGGGCCCCAGCAGGGTCCTTCCGGGATCTGGTATCAGCCGGGGACTTCCGGCCAGACCCCCTCTCCTCCGGCTGGCCCAGCCGCGAAGAAATAGACCAAGATGCGGAAGGACCCATCGGCCGCGAGATTCTCCTGGCGGCGGGCTCTGGCCTTGTTTCTTCTGGCCTTCGCGGTGCGGGCCGTTTTTCTCGCGCAGTGGTCGCGCCTGCCCTACATCGATGCTCCCCGGGTGGACGCCCAGGTGCACCACGACTGGGCCCTTGAGATCCTGCATGGGCGGCTGATCCGAGAGCGGGCGTTCTACCAATCCCCCTTCTATCCCTACCTGTTGGCCGCGGGCTACAAGCTTTTCGGCATCCGTCCCCATGCCATGCTCTGGCTGCAAGCTGCCGTGGACGCGAGCTCCTGCGTCGTCATCATGAGCCTCTCGGAGCTTTGCCTCGGGGCGGGCGCGGGGATCGTGGGGGGGCTCTTCGCCGCCTTCTACCGGCCTTTGATCTTCAGCACGGGCCTGATGACGAAAGAGACCTTCGTCGTGCTGGGCCTGGCGCTCTTCGCCCTCATGCTGCTCCGGGCCGACGCCAGCGATCGCAGGCGAGACTATTTCTTATGCGGAGCCGCGCTGGGTTGGACCGTCCTCTCCCGCGCGAACGTCCTTCTGCTCGTCCCCGCCGCGCTGCTTTGGCTTTGGCTGCGCCGACGCCGGCCGCCCCGGGCTAGGAATGCCCTGGGTTTTCTTTTCGGTTTGATGCTTCCCATCCTTCCCGCCACGGCCCATAATCTCATGGCCAGCCGCGACTGGGTGCTCGTCAATTACACCGGGGGGTTCACTTTTTTCATCGGGAACAACCCCGAGGCCACGGGGCTAGGGCATTACCCGCTGGGGATCGACTCGGATCCGCTCTTGGAGGAAGCCCAGTCGACCCGGCTCGCGGAGAAGACCGTCGGACGGGCCTTGAAGCCTTCCGAGGTCTCCTCATTCTGGTTCCGGAAGGGTTTGGATTTCATCGCGGGGAATCCCGGGCGGTGGCTGCGGCTGACCTGGACCAAATTCCGCTTCTTCTGGAACCGGTATGAGAACCCGGATAATTACGACCTGCAATTCATCCAGGAGCACTTCTCCACTCTCTTGAAATGGCCGCTCGCGTCCTTTGCGCTGATAGGGAGCCTGGGCGCCGTCGGGCTCTTTCTCTCGAGGTTGGAGGAACCCTCCGGGTTGCTGGCCCTGTTGTTCTGGAGCTACCTGGCGTCGATCCTTCCTTTCTGGATGAGCGACCGCTATCGTCTTCCCGACCTGGTCT is from Elusimicrobiota bacterium and encodes:
- a CDS encoding AAA family ATPase, whose amino-acid sequence is MISSAGVHPIFMLMAVIGIVTGLYTLYLSIPMLMPFLFVGSVVGLLARLAQLAREGKREEHADAVIQFEELRRMDIARYADWLKENVRGHDAAVDRVVAKLQQGLAVAAPHRTLGAFLLVGPTGTGKTFLGELVARALYPDNEPVILRMNQYKDHQDVFTLIGPPPGYQGYEVGGALTRPLLENPYRVVILDEFEKSHPDVRHCFYDILDRAQCKEKSSGKTVHYGAAAFFATCNSGVEPLRAIWRESEDPIIRTGRAREVLAREGFERPLLARFDEILLMDQLRSFEIAEVACLQIAKHWRQYGIEVAYTSPEVLVEAIRRNVEFQDYGVRQLAHLIQELTTPSIETARRDGAVRVRLDLDRMTGKLTVTR
- a CDS encoding glycosyltransferase family 39 protein, which gives rise to MRKDPSAARFSWRRALALFLLAFAVRAVFLAQWSRLPYIDAPRVDAQVHHDWALEILHGRLIRERAFYQSPFYPYLLAAGYKLFGIRPHAMLWLQAAVDASSCVVIMSLSELCLGAGAGIVGGLFAAFYRPLIFSTGLMTKETFVVLGLALFALMLLRADASDRRRDYFLCGAALGWTVLSRANVLLLVPAALLWLWLRRRRPPRARNALGFLFGLMLPILPATAHNLMASRDWVLVNYTGGFTFFIGNNPEATGLGHYPLGIDSDPLLEEAQSTRLAEKTVGRALKPSEVSSFWFRKGLDFIAGNPGRWLRLTWTKFRFFWNRYENPDNYDLQFIQEHFSTLLKWPLASFALIGSLGAVGLFLSRLEEPSGLLALLFWSYLASILPFWMSDRYRLPDLVFLIPLAAAALVRLAAALGQKDWRPVWKACLAASPLVFLCLTTPLPDLRSAEAKGWGQLATIYVDLKEPRLAVEAFQRASQLDPASIETAAFIGAASALERLGEIDKSLELYEVGIAVHPGSAMLYNNRGTLLFKKGKVDEGLKLLKKAVEVDPELGLGYRNLFYGYAIEGKRDLALRYGDMAVARLPQDAELKRRLDELKAR